TGTCTAATCCTCTCCCACATATCAGTCCGGCAACCTTTTCTTAAAAATCAGATTAGCTATGCTTAGCATTATCAAAGCGAAGATGGACAAAAGCAAAATCTCGGGTATCAAGGAGGGAAAGCCGTTCCCTTTCAGGAAAATCCCCTGAAGGATCTTTATATAATACCTGGCTGGCACAATATGGGTGATAATCCTCAAAAAGAGAGGCATATTGAAAATGGGGAAAATAAAACCTGAAAGGATATAGCCTGGTAAAAAGGAGGTTAGCAAAGCCATCTGGTAGGCTAATTGCTGGGATTTGGTTAGAATCGAGATGAACATTCCGATGCCCAGAGCTCCAGCAAGGAATATACATGAGACTAAAAACATCAAAAGAAAACTTCCTCTAAAAGGAACCTTAAAGATAATCCTGCCCAGAAGAACGGCCAACAATAAATCGATCATCCCGATCGCAAAATAGGGAACCAGCTTGCCAAAGATCAGCTCTGAGGACTGAATGGGCGTGGCGATTAACTGTTCCATAGTCCCTCTTTCCCATTCCCTGGCGATAACCAGGGAGGTGAGCAAGGTTCCTATGATCATCATAATGACTGCAATCAGCCCTGGGATAATGTAGTTTTTGCTCTTAAGCTCCTCGTTATACCAGATCCTAATCCTTCCGTCGATTGGAGGATTGATTTCTATCTGGGTGAGCTTGAGAGAGTAAAGCTGAAGTGCTCCGGTTAGATATCCTGCTCCGATAGTGGCAGTATTGGCGTCGCTTCCATCCAGTATGGTCTGGACCTCCACCTTTTCCCCTGATTTTATTTTTTTGGAAAAGTCGTATGGGATAACCAGGGCAATTTTAATCTTTCCTTTTTCTATTAGATTCAATAGTCCCTGGTAGCTATCAGCATAACTTTCCACCGAAAAATAACCTGATCGCATCAAACTGGAAACCAGCCCCCTGCTTTCCTGAGAATTATCCTGATCATAGACCCCTAAAGGAAGATTATTGATATCCAGAGTCACTGCATAGCCAAAGAGGACCAGCATCCCCACCGGAACTGCAAAAGCCATGACCAGAATCCGGGTATCCCGGGAGATCTGAA
This sequence is a window from Candidatus Zixiibacteriota bacterium. Protein-coding genes within it:
- a CDS encoding ABC transporter permease, which produces MKFRRLWAVVFKEFLQISRDTRILVMAFAVPVGMLVLFGYAVTLDINNLPLGVYDQDNSQESRGLVSSLMRSGYFSVESYADSYQGLLNLIEKGKIKIALVIPYDFSKKIKSGEKVEVQTILDGSDANTATIGAGYLTGALQLYSLKLTQIEINPPIDGRIRIWYNEELKSKNYIIPGLIAVIMMIIGTLLTSLVIAREWERGTMEQLIATPIQSSELIFGKLVPYFAIGMIDLLLAVLLGRIIFKVPFRGSFLLMFLVSCIFLAGALGIGMFISILTKSQQLAYQMALLTSFLPGYILSGFIFPIFNMPLFLRIITHIVPARYYIKILQGIFLKGNGFPSLIPEILLLSIFALIMLSIANLIFKKRLPD